One stretch of Streptomyces sp. R21 DNA includes these proteins:
- a CDS encoding alpha-1,4-glucan--maltose-1-phosphate maltosyltransferase, with protein MPATHHSSSPPTRTSASAAATPDTATNGTTATTGTADNAPIRRTDTDPPAAPAPPVSSDDTIGRIPVLDVRPVVWHGRRPAKAVVGEAFEISARVFREGHDAVAANVVLRDPDGRPAPWTPMRELAPGTDRWGATVTAGKVGRWTYQVEAWGDPITTWRHHAGIKVPAGMDTELVLEEGARLYERAAAGVPKNKGSRDTILAAVDALRDPGRPAATRLAAALTPEVDEVLARHPLREFVTSSEPLPLVVERERALYGAWYEFFPRSEGAVVEEGKPPVSGTFRTAAERLPAVAAMGFDVVYLPPIHPIGTTFRKGRNNILSPGPYDVGVPWAIGSPEGGHDAIHPDLGTIDDFDAFVQRANDEGLEIALDFALQCSPDHPWVQKHPEWFHHRPDGTIAYAENPPKKYQDIYPIAFDADMPGLIAETVRLLRYWMDHGVRIFRVDNPHTKPVVFWERVIADINRTDPDVIFLAEAFTRPAMMHTLAAVGFQQSYTYFTWRNTKEELTEYLTELSGEAAAYMRPNFFVNTPDILHEFLQHGGRPAFELRAVLAATLSPTWGVYSGFELCENSALRAGSEEYLHSEKYQLRPRDWASAERDGRSIAPLIGALNAIRRRSPALRQLRDLHFHHADQEAVIVYSKSVTDARGSNTVVVVVNLDPRRTQEATVSLDMPQLGLDWHESVPVRDELTGETYNWGRANYVRLEPGRRPAHILTVLRPSSPQIGGSPTT; from the coding sequence ATGCCCGCAACGCACCACTCGTCGTCACCCCCGACGCGCACCTCGGCCTCTGCGGCCGCCACCCCCGACACAGCAACCAACGGCACCACAGCCACCACTGGCACCGCCGACAACGCACCGATACGCCGGACCGACACCGATCCGCCCGCCGCTCCGGCACCCCCCGTGAGCAGCGACGACACCATCGGACGTATCCCCGTCCTCGATGTCCGCCCGGTTGTCTGGCACGGGCGGCGGCCCGCCAAGGCGGTGGTCGGCGAGGCCTTCGAGATCTCGGCCAGGGTCTTCCGCGAGGGCCACGACGCGGTCGCCGCCAACGTCGTCCTCCGTGATCCGGACGGCCGCCCCGCCCCCTGGACCCCGATGCGCGAGCTGGCCCCCGGCACCGACCGCTGGGGCGCCACCGTGACGGCCGGGAAGGTGGGCCGCTGGACGTACCAGGTCGAGGCGTGGGGCGATCCGATCACCACCTGGCGCCACCACGCGGGCATCAAGGTCCCGGCGGGGATGGACACCGAGCTGGTCCTGGAGGAAGGCGCGCGCCTGTACGAACGGGCGGCAGCCGGGGTGCCCAAGAACAAGGGGAGCCGGGACACGATCCTCGCGGCCGTCGACGCGCTGCGCGACCCCGGCCGCCCCGCCGCGACCCGGCTCGCCGCCGCGCTCACCCCCGAGGTGGACGAGGTCCTCGCCCGCCATCCGCTGCGCGAGTTCGTCACGTCCTCCGAGCCGCTGCCCCTGGTGGTGGAGCGTGAACGGGCGCTGTACGGCGCCTGGTACGAGTTCTTCCCGCGTTCCGAGGGAGCGGTGGTCGAGGAGGGTAAGCCGCCGGTCAGTGGCACCTTCCGGACGGCCGCGGAGCGGCTGCCGGCGGTCGCGGCGATGGGCTTCGACGTGGTGTACCTGCCGCCGATCCACCCCATCGGCACCACCTTCCGCAAGGGCCGGAACAACATCCTGTCCCCGGGTCCCTACGACGTCGGTGTGCCGTGGGCGATCGGCTCCCCGGAGGGCGGGCACGACGCGATCCATCCGGACCTGGGCACGATCGACGACTTCGACGCGTTCGTGCAGCGGGCGAACGACGAGGGTCTGGAGATCGCCCTCGACTTCGCGCTGCAGTGCTCGCCCGACCATCCGTGGGTGCAGAAGCATCCGGAGTGGTTCCACCACCGTCCGGACGGCACGATCGCGTACGCGGAGAACCCGCCGAAGAAGTACCAGGACATCTACCCGATCGCCTTCGACGCCGACATGCCCGGCCTGATCGCCGAGACCGTACGGCTGCTGCGGTACTGGATGGACCACGGCGTACGGATCTTCCGCGTCGACAATCCGCACACCAAGCCGGTGGTGTTCTGGGAGCGGGTCATCGCGGACATCAACCGCACCGACCCCGACGTCATCTTCCTGGCCGAGGCGTTCACCCGGCCCGCGATGATGCACACCCTCGCGGCGGTCGGCTTCCAGCAGTCGTACACCTACTTCACCTGGCGCAACACCAAGGAAGAGCTGACCGAGTATCTGACGGAGCTGTCCGGCGAGGCCGCCGCGTACATGCGGCCGAACTTCTTCGTGAACACCCCGGACATCCTGCACGAGTTCCTCCAGCACGGCGGGCGTCCCGCCTTCGAGCTGCGGGCGGTGCTCGCCGCCACGCTGTCGCCGACGTGGGGCGTGTACAGCGGCTTCGAACTCTGCGAGAACAGTGCTCTGCGCGCGGGCAGCGAGGAGTACCTGCACTCCGAGAAGTACCAACTGCGGCCGCGCGACTGGGCGTCGGCTGAGCGTGACGGACGTAGCATCGCGCCATTGATAGGCGCGCTCAACGCGATCAGGCGGCGCAGCCCGGCTCTTCGGCAGTTGCGCGATCTCCACTTCCACCACGCGGACCAGGAAGCGGTGATCGTGTACTCGAAGTCCGTCACGGACGCCCGCGGTTCGAACACGGTTGTGGTGGTGGTCAACCTCGACCCCCGGCGCACCCAGGAGGCCACGGTCTCGTTGGACATGCCGCAACTCGGCCTGGACTGGCACGAGTCCGTGCCGGTGCGCGACGAGCTCACCGGCGAGACCTACAACTGGGGCAGGGCCAATTATGTGCGCCTCGAACCGGGCCGTCGGCCCGCGCACATCCTGACCGTCCTGCGACCGTCCTCACCGCAGATCGGAGGGTCACCCACAACATGA
- the treS gene encoding maltose alpha-D-glucosyltransferase has protein sequence MIVNEPVPDTFEDTPAKDRDPEWFKRAVFYEVLVRSFQDSNGDGVGDLKGLTAKLDYLQWLGVDCLWLPPFFKSPLRDGGYDVSDYTAVLPEFGDLADFVEFVDASHQRGMRVIIDFVMNHTSDQHPWFQESRAHPDGPYGDYYVWADDDKQYQDARIIFVDTEASNWTFDPVRKQYYWHRFFSHQPDLNYENPAVQEEIISALRFWLDLGIDGFRLDAVPYLYQVEGTNCENLPATHEFLKRVRKEIDTQYPDTVLLAEANQWPEDVVDYFGDFPSGGDECHMAFHFPVMPRIFMAVRRESRYPVSEILAKTPAIPNNCQWGIFLRNHDELTLEMVTDEERDYMYAEYAKDPRMRANIGIRRRLAPLLDNDRNQIELFTALLLSLPGSPILYYGDEIGMGDNIWLGDRDAVRTPMQWTPDRNAGFSSCDPGRLFLPTIMDPVYGYQVTNVEASMSSPASLLHWTRRMIEIRKQNPAFGLGSYTELQSSNPAVIAFLREYKDDLVLCVHNFSRFAQPTELDLSAFNGRHPVELIGGVRFPAIGELPYLLTLAGHGFYWFRLRKDAA, from the coding sequence ATGATCGTCAACGAGCCCGTCCCGGACACCTTCGAGGACACGCCCGCCAAGGACCGGGACCCGGAATGGTTCAAACGCGCCGTCTTCTACGAGGTGCTGGTCCGCTCCTTCCAGGACAGCAACGGCGACGGCGTCGGCGACCTCAAGGGCCTCACCGCCAAACTCGACTACCTGCAATGGCTCGGCGTCGACTGCCTGTGGCTGCCCCCCTTCTTCAAGTCCCCCCTGAGGGACGGCGGCTACGACGTCTCCGACTACACCGCTGTCCTGCCCGAGTTCGGCGACCTCGCCGACTTCGTCGAGTTCGTCGACGCCTCCCACCAGCGCGGCATGCGCGTCATCATCGACTTCGTCATGAACCACACCAGCGACCAGCACCCGTGGTTCCAGGAGTCCCGCGCCCACCCCGACGGACCCTATGGCGACTACTACGTCTGGGCCGACGACGACAAGCAGTACCAGGACGCCCGCATCATCTTCGTCGACACCGAAGCGTCCAACTGGACCTTCGACCCGGTCCGCAAGCAGTACTACTGGCACCGCTTCTTCTCCCACCAGCCCGACCTCAACTACGAGAACCCGGCCGTGCAGGAGGAGATCATCTCCGCGCTGCGGTTCTGGCTGGACCTGGGCATCGACGGCTTCCGCCTCGACGCGGTGCCGTATCTCTACCAAGTAGAGGGAACGAACTGCGAAAACCTTCCGGCAACGCACGAGTTCCTCAAGCGGGTCCGCAAGGAGATCGACACGCAGTATCCGGACACGGTGCTGCTGGCGGAGGCGAACCAGTGGCCCGAGGACGTCGTCGACTACTTCGGCGACTTCCCCTCCGGCGGCGACGAATGCCACATGGCCTTCCACTTCCCCGTCATGCCCCGCATCTTCATGGCCGTACGCCGTGAATCGCGCTACCCCGTCTCGGAAATCCTCGCGAAAACCCCGGCGATCCCCAACAACTGCCAGTGGGGCATCTTCCTGCGCAACCACGACGAACTCACCCTCGAAATGGTCACCGACGAGGAACGCGACTACATGTACGCGGAGTACGCCAAGGACCCGCGCATGCGCGCCAACATCGGCATCCGCCGCCGCCTCGCCCCCCTGCTCGACAACGACCGCAACCAGATCGAACTCTTCACCGCCCTGCTGCTCTCCCTGCCCGGCAGCCCGATCCTCTACTACGGCGACGAGATCGGCATGGGCGACAACATCTGGCTCGGCGACCGCGACGCCGTCCGCACCCCCATGCAATGGACCCCCGACCGCAACGCAGGCTTCTCCTCCTGCGACCCCGGACGGCTGTTCCTGCCCACCATCATGGATCCCGTCTACGGCTACCAGGTCACCAACGTCGAGGCCTCGATGTCCTCGCCCGCGTCACTGCTGCACTGGACCCGCCGCATGATCGAGATCCGCAAGCAGAACCCGGCCTTCGGACTCGGCTCCTACACCGAACTGCAGTCCTCCAACCCGGCAGTGATCGCGTTCCTGCGGGAGTACAAGGACGACCTCGTCCTGTGCGTGCACAACTTCTCCCGCTTCGCCCAGCCCACCGAACTGGACCTGAGCGCCTTCAACGGCCGCCACCCGGTCGAACTGATCGGCGGCGTCCGCTTCCCCGCCATCGGGGAACTCCCGTACCTGCTCACCCTCGCAGGCCACGGCTTCTACTGGTTCCGGCTCCGCAAGGACGCCGCGTAG
- a CDS encoding maltokinase: MSEAVTRSAGAHRPAAPPGLLASLDPLLREWLPRQRWFAGKGRPVSGFSLVAATELLPADTQLGLYHLLVRAHQPLAPTQGALSHPADCYQLLIGVREALPPRLAPALIGHLKEGPLAGRTVYEALYDPRPAGVLLEALRTQARIGALRFECDRQEIRGDLVPRLVTSEQSNSSIVYGDTFILKLLRRIVPGINPDLELPLALAREGCPRVPAPAAWLLADSAGTTDAADETYVLGVLQPFVQGAADGWELALRELAKGEDFSTEARALGRATAEVHTALARALPTMTLGHTQMRLLVDGMIERLEAAAQAVPALQRYAPRLHTAFEALADLSDEGRTWIAQRIHGDLHLGQCLRSPDGAWSLIDFEGEPSKPLAERRMPQPPARDIAGMLRSFDYAALSGHPPVPGWADACRAAYCTGYAEVSGRDPRTDPVLLRAYETDKAIYEVLYEARHRPDWLPVPMAAIHRLAADDGAPEHAL; the protein is encoded by the coding sequence ATGTCGGAAGCCGTCACACGATCCGCGGGCGCACATCGCCCCGCCGCACCACCGGGCCTGCTCGCGTCGCTGGACCCGCTGTTGCGGGAGTGGCTGCCGCGGCAGCGCTGGTTCGCGGGCAAGGGACGGCCGGTCAGCGGGTTCTCGCTGGTCGCGGCCACCGAGCTGCTGCCCGCCGACACCCAGCTGGGCCTGTACCACCTGCTCGTACGCGCACATCAGCCGCTGGCCCCCACACAGGGCGCCCTCTCCCATCCCGCCGACTGCTACCAGCTGCTGATCGGCGTACGCGAGGCACTGCCACCGCGGCTCGCACCCGCGCTGATCGGACACCTGAAGGAAGGGCCGCTGGCCGGGCGCACCGTGTACGAGGCGCTGTACGACCCGAGGCCCGCCGGAGTGCTCCTCGAAGCGCTCCGCACACAGGCCCGTATCGGCGCGCTGCGCTTCGAGTGCGACCGACAGGAGATCCGCGGCGACCTGGTGCCACGCCTGGTGACGTCGGAGCAGTCGAACTCCTCCATCGTCTACGGAGATACGTTCATCCTGAAGCTGCTGCGCCGCATCGTGCCCGGGATCAACCCGGACCTCGAACTGCCGCTGGCCCTGGCCCGCGAAGGCTGCCCCCGGGTGCCCGCCCCGGCGGCGTGGCTGCTGGCGGACTCCGCGGGCACGACGGACGCCGCCGACGAGACGTACGTCCTCGGTGTCCTGCAACCCTTCGTCCAGGGCGCGGCCGACGGCTGGGAGCTGGCGCTGCGCGAACTGGCCAAGGGCGAGGACTTCAGCACGGAGGCGCGGGCGCTGGGCCGGGCCACCGCCGAGGTGCACACGGCGCTCGCCCGCGCGCTGCCCACGATGACACTCGGCCACACCCAGATGCGGCTGCTGGTCGACGGCATGATCGAGCGCCTGGAAGCCGCGGCCCAGGCGGTGCCCGCGCTGCAGAGGTACGCGCCCCGCCTGCACACCGCGTTCGAGGCGCTGGCCGACCTCTCCGACGAGGGCCGGACCTGGATCGCCCAGCGCATCCACGGCGACCTGCACCTCGGACAGTGCCTGCGCTCGCCCGACGGCGCGTGGTCGCTGATCGACTTCGAGGGCGAGCCGTCCAAACCGCTCGCCGAGCGCCGGATGCCGCAGCCACCGGCCCGCGACATCGCGGGCATGCTCCGGTCCTTCGACTACGCCGCCCTGTCGGGGCATCCGCCGGTGCCGGGCTGGGCCGACGCCTGCCGGGCCGCGTACTGCACCGGATACGCCGAGGTCAGCGGGCGCGACCCGCGCACCGATCCCGTACTGCTGCGCGCGTACGAGACGGACAAGGCGATCTACGAAGTCCTGTACGAGGCGCGTCACCGGCCGGACTGGCTGCCGGTGCCGATGGCCGCGATACACCGGCTCGCCGCGGACGACGGCGCTCCCGAGCACGCCCTCTGA
- the glgB gene encoding 1,4-alpha-glucan branching enzyme: protein MTPRPPSDDSPEKNGTSAKKTASAAKKTAATEKKAAAKKSAVKKSAAGKPVAKKAPAKKPVAKKTVAKKEVTKKAVAKKAVVGNGSAVLEPGDRERLLGGTHHDPHGVLGAHPVPGGVAFRALRPYALSVTVVMEDLRAELHDDGDGFFSGVLPLRAVPEAYRLVIAYEGSVQETEDAYRFLPAIGEFDLHLLGEGRHEQLWKALGAEPMVHQGVTGTRFTVWAPNAQGVRLAGTFNFWDGTGYPMRSLGGSGVWELFVPAIGEGELYKFDITRPDGTHTLRADPMARRTETPPNTSSIVHASHHTWRDEDWMSGRALKPAHEAAFSVYEVHLPSWRPGLTYRQLADQLPAYVADLGFTHVELMPVAEHPFGGSWGYQVTGFYAPTARLGTPDDFKYLVDSLHRAGIGVLMDWVPAHFPRDDWALAEFDGRPLYEHEDPLRAAHPDWGTLEFDYGRREVRNFLVANAVYWCEEFHIDGLRVDAVASMLYLDYSREPGQWAPNEHGGRENLDAVAFLQEMNATVYRRNPGVVTIAEESTAWDGVTRATHHSGPGGFGGLGFGLKWNMGWMHDSLGYVQHEPVHRRYHHHEMTFSMVYAYSENYVLPISHDEVVHGKRSLVSKMPGDWWQQRANLRAYLAFMWSHPGKQLLFMGQEFAQGAEWSEAHGPDWWLLDPAYGAEADHRGVRDLVRDLNTVYRHTPALWQRDTEAAGFAWIAGEAAEDNVFAFLRFDAEGSPLLAVSNFSPVVRHEYRLGVPDDVPAWHEVLNTDLTRYGGTDVRNLDPLKPDPQPWHGRAASIRLTLPPLATVWLRPA from the coding sequence GTGACCCCCCGCCCCCCGTCCGACGACAGCCCCGAGAAGAACGGCACCAGCGCGAAGAAGACCGCGTCCGCCGCCAAGAAGACGGCCGCCACCGAGAAGAAGGCAGCGGCGAAGAAGTCCGCGGTGAAGAAGTCCGCCGCTGGGAAACCGGTGGCCAAGAAGGCGCCCGCCAAGAAACCGGTCGCAAAGAAGACGGTCGCCAAGAAAGAGGTCACAAAGAAGGCCGTCGCCAAGAAGGCCGTCGTCGGCAACGGCTCCGCCGTCCTGGAGCCCGGGGACCGCGAGCGGCTGCTCGGCGGCACGCATCACGACCCGCACGGAGTGCTCGGCGCACACCCGGTGCCCGGCGGCGTGGCGTTCCGGGCGCTGCGCCCGTACGCGCTGTCGGTGACCGTCGTCATGGAGGACCTGCGGGCCGAGCTGCACGACGACGGCGACGGCTTCTTCTCCGGCGTACTGCCGCTGCGCGCGGTCCCGGAGGCGTACCGGCTGGTCATCGCGTACGAGGGGTCGGTCCAGGAGACCGAGGACGCGTACCGTTTCCTGCCCGCGATCGGCGAGTTCGACCTGCATCTGCTCGGCGAGGGGCGCCACGAGCAGCTGTGGAAGGCCCTGGGCGCCGAGCCGATGGTGCACCAGGGCGTGACGGGCACCCGCTTCACGGTGTGGGCGCCGAACGCACAGGGCGTACGGCTGGCGGGCACCTTCAACTTCTGGGACGGCACGGGATATCCGATGCGCTCGCTCGGCGGCTCCGGGGTGTGGGAGCTGTTCGTGCCGGCGATCGGCGAGGGCGAGCTGTACAAGTTCGACATCACCCGCCCCGACGGCACGCACACGCTGCGCGCCGACCCGATGGCCCGGCGTACCGAGACCCCGCCCAACACGTCGTCGATCGTGCACGCCTCGCACCACACCTGGCGGGACGAGGACTGGATGAGCGGGCGCGCGCTGAAGCCCGCCCATGAGGCCGCGTTCTCGGTGTACGAGGTCCATCTGCCCTCCTGGCGGCCGGGACTGACCTACCGCCAGCTTGCCGATCAACTCCCGGCGTACGTCGCCGACCTGGGCTTCACCCACGTCGAGTTGATGCCCGTCGCCGAGCACCCCTTCGGCGGCTCCTGGGGCTACCAGGTCACCGGCTTCTACGCCCCCACCGCCCGCCTCGGCACCCCCGACGACTTCAAGTACCTCGTCGACTCCCTGCACCGGGCCGGTATCGGCGTCCTGATGGACTGGGTGCCCGCGCACTTCCCGCGCGACGACTGGGCGCTCGCCGAGTTCGACGGACGGCCCCTGTACGAGCACGAGGACCCGCTGCGCGCCGCGCACCCCGACTGGGGCACCCTGGAGTTCGACTACGGCCGCCGCGAGGTCCGCAACTTCCTTGTCGCCAACGCCGTGTACTGGTGCGAGGAGTTCCACATCGACGGCCTGCGCGTCGACGCCGTCGCCTCCATGCTCTACCTCGACTACTCGCGCGAGCCGGGCCAGTGGGCACCCAACGAGCACGGCGGCCGGGAGAACCTCGACGCCGTCGCCTTCCTCCAGGAGATGAACGCCACCGTCTACCGGCGCAACCCGGGCGTGGTCACCATCGCCGAGGAGTCCACCGCCTGGGACGGCGTCACCCGGGCCACCCATCACTCCGGGCCCGGCGGCTTCGGCGGGCTCGGCTTCGGGCTGAAGTGGAACATGGGCTGGATGCATGACTCGCTCGGCTATGTGCAGCACGAGCCGGTCCATCGCCGGTACCACCACCACGAGATGACCTTCTCGATGGTGTATGCCTACAGCGAGAACTACGTCCTGCCCATCTCCCACGACGAGGTGGTGCACGGCAAGCGCTCCCTGGTCTCGAAGATGCCGGGCGACTGGTGGCAGCAGCGGGCCAACCTGCGCGCCTACCTCGCCTTCATGTGGTCCCACCCCGGCAAGCAACTCCTGTTCATGGGGCAGGAGTTCGCCCAGGGTGCGGAATGGTCCGAGGCGCACGGTCCCGACTGGTGGCTGCTCGATCCCGCGTACGGCGCCGAGGCCGACCATCGCGGTGTACGGGATCTCGTGCGCGACCTGAACACCGTCTACCGGCACACTCCTGCCCTCTGGCAACGGGACACCGAAGCAGCCGGGTTCGCCTGGATCGCCGGGGAAGCCGCCGAGGACAACGTCTTCGCCTTCCTCCGCTTCGACGCCGAGGGCTCCCCGTTGCTGGCGGTGTCGAACTTCTCGCCCGTTGTCCGGCACGAGTACCGGCTCGGGGTGCCCGATGACGTGCCCGCCTGGCACGAGGTCCTCAACACCGACCTCACCCGCTACGGCGGCACCGACGTCCGCAACCTCGACCCCCTGAAACCGGACCCCCAGCCGTGGCACGGCCGCGCGGCCAGCATCCGCCTGACGCTGCCGCCCCTGGCCACGGTGTGGCTGCGGCCGGCGTAG
- a CDS encoding ATP-dependent DNA helicase, translating into MRLEQEFIDVLYKRVDALRGGTEASVADALAQGNTPMQARLERDILVAERSGLLAALNAVDGSLCFGRIDLTTGTTHHIGRIGIRADDVEHTPMLIDWRAPVARPFYLATGHTPMGLRRRRHITTDGRRVADLHDEILDLGDQERTGHEDRTGDAVLLAALNSARTGRMSDIVQTIQAEQDRIIRAPHRGVMVVEGGPGTGKTAVALHRAAFLLYEHRELLAKRAVLIVGPNPAFLGYIGEVLPSLGETGVLLATVGELFPGVKATAADAPRAAAVKGRAGMAEVLAAVVRDRQALPDPVIAIEHDREILMLDAGLVRVARERTREADLPHNVAREYFEGHILNALTDMVAERIGTDPFDGSNLLDPSDITQIRDELAENPEVWSAIDQLWPRLTPQRLVEDFLAEPDGHLPQEDADAIRRPVTLAWTTADVPLLDEAAELLGEDDRVTKALADRERRSQIAYAQGVLDVSFASRTYEFDDKDEEDSEVLSAHDIIDAERFAERHEEDDHRSAAERAAADRTWAFGHIIVDEAQELSPMAWRLLMRRSPTRSMTLVGDPAQTSEAAGVGSWAEILAPYVEDRWEHTRLAVNYRTPSEIMDLAAGVLRAERADFEPPSSVRSTGVRPWVRDAGGDLSGAVAKAVAELTPAEGRLAVIAPRSLHEALAAVLDGVSAGEEPDLTRAVVLLDPRQSKGLEFDSVLVVEPGLYGTSDLYVALTRATQALGVLYTGELPEGLSL; encoded by the coding sequence TTGCGGCTTGAGCAGGAATTCATTGACGTGCTGTACAAGCGCGTCGACGCCCTGCGCGGCGGCACCGAGGCCTCCGTGGCGGACGCGCTGGCGCAGGGCAACACACCGATGCAGGCCAGGCTGGAGCGGGACATCCTCGTCGCCGAGCGCTCCGGGCTGCTGGCCGCGCTGAACGCCGTGGACGGATCGCTCTGCTTCGGCAGGATCGACCTGACCACGGGCACCACCCATCACATCGGCCGCATCGGCATCCGCGCCGACGACGTCGAGCACACTCCGATGCTGATCGACTGGCGGGCACCGGTCGCCCGCCCCTTCTACCTCGCCACCGGACACACCCCGATGGGGCTGCGCCGCCGTCGGCACATCACCACCGACGGCCGCCGGGTCGCCGACCTGCACGACGAGATCCTCGACCTCGGCGACCAGGAGCGGACCGGGCACGAGGACCGCACCGGCGACGCCGTCCTGCTCGCCGCGCTCAACTCGGCGCGCACCGGCCGGATGAGCGACATCGTGCAGACCATCCAGGCCGAGCAGGACCGCATCATCCGCGCGCCGCACCGGGGCGTGATGGTCGTGGAGGGCGGCCCGGGGACGGGGAAGACGGCCGTCGCCCTCCACAGGGCCGCGTTTCTGCTGTACGAGCACCGCGAACTGCTCGCCAAGCGGGCCGTCCTCATCGTCGGCCCCAACCCCGCCTTCCTCGGCTACATCGGCGAGGTGCTGCCCTCGCTCGGCGAGACGGGCGTGCTGCTCGCGACCGTCGGCGAGCTGTTCCCCGGCGTGAAGGCGACGGCCGCCGACGCGCCCCGGGCGGCCGCCGTGAAGGGCCGCGCGGGGATGGCCGAGGTGCTCGCCGCCGTCGTACGCGACCGGCAGGCGCTGCCCGATCCGGTGATCGCGATCGAGCACGACCGGGAGATCCTGATGCTCGACGCCGGGCTCGTCCGGGTCGCCCGCGAGCGCACCCGTGAGGCGGATCTTCCGCACAACGTGGCACGCGAGTACTTCGAGGGCCACATCCTCAACGCGCTCACGGACATGGTCGCCGAACGCATCGGCACCGACCCGTTCGACGGCTCCAACCTCCTCGACCCCAGTGACATCACCCAGATCCGCGACGAACTGGCCGAGAACCCCGAAGTCTGGTCGGCCATCGACCAGTTGTGGCCGCGCCTGACCCCGCAGCGGCTGGTCGAGGACTTCCTCGCCGAGCCCGACGGCCATCTGCCGCAGGAGGACGCGGACGCGATCCGGCGTCCCGTCACCCTGGCCTGGACCACGGCCGACGTACCGCTGCTCGACGAGGCCGCCGAACTCCTCGGGGAGGACGACCGCGTGACGAAGGCGCTCGCCGATCGCGAGCGGCGCAGCCAGATCGCTTACGCCCAGGGTGTGTTGGACGTCTCGTTCGCCTCCCGTACCTACGAGTTCGACGACAAGGACGAGGAGGACTCCGAGGTTCTGTCCGCGCACGACATCATCGACGCGGAGCGGTTCGCCGAGCGGCACGAGGAGGACGATCACCGCAGCGCCGCCGAGCGCGCGGCGGCCGACCGCACCTGGGCGTTCGGGCACATCATCGTCGACGAGGCGCAGGAACTGTCGCCGATGGCCTGGCGGTTGCTCATGCGGCGGTCGCCGACCCGGTCGATGACGCTCGTCGGTGACCCCGCGCAGACCTCCGAGGCGGCGGGTGTCGGCTCGTGGGCCGAGATCCTCGCCCCGTATGTCGAGGACCGCTGGGAGCACACCCGCCTCGCCGTCAACTACCGCACCCCGTCCGAGATCATGGACCTTGCGGCCGGTGTGCTGCGGGCCGAGCGGGCCGATTTCGAGCCGCCGAGTTCTGTGCGGTCGACGGGGGTACGGCCGTGGGTGCGGGACGCCGGGGGCGACCTGTCCGGAGCGGTGGCCAAGGCCGTCGCCGAGCTCACTCCCGCCGAGGGACGGCTTGCGGTGATCGCTCCTCGTTCACTTCACGAGGCGCTGGCCGCCGTGCTGGACGGGGTCTCGGCCGGGGAGGAGCCCGATCTCACCCGGGCCGTGGTGCTCCTTGATCCCCGGCAGTCGAAGGGGCTCGAGTTCGACTCGGTGTTGGTGGTGGAGCCTGGGCTTTACGGGACGAGTGATCTGTACGTCGCGCTGACTCGGGCCACGCAGGCGTTGGGGGTGCTGTACACGGGGGAGCTGCCGGAGGGGCTAAGTCTTTAG
- a CDS encoding thioredoxin family protein — protein MRTGRADTVIKAAGVAEVSDGDFEAEVIGAELPVLVEFTADWCPPCRQMGPVLRDLAFEEGDRIKVVQLDVDTNPETTLAYGVLSMPTFMVFRGGEPVRSMVGARSKRRLLEELADVM, from the coding sequence ATGCGAACTGGGAGGGCAGACACGGTGATCAAGGCGGCAGGCGTGGCCGAAGTGAGCGACGGGGACTTCGAGGCGGAGGTGATCGGGGCGGAGCTGCCCGTGCTGGTGGAGTTCACGGCCGACTGGTGTCCGCCGTGCCGGCAGATGGGGCCGGTGCTGCGCGACCTCGCCTTCGAGGAAGGGGACCGGATCAAGGTCGTCCAGCTCGACGTGGACACCAACCCGGAGACCACGCTCGCGTACGGCGTGCTCTCGATGCCCACGTTCATGGTGTTCCGCGGCGGCGAGCCGGTGCGGTCGATGGTGGGCGCTCGGTCCAAGCGGCGGCTGCTGGAGGAGCTCGCCGACGTGATGTGA
- a CDS encoding MerR family transcriptional regulator, translating into MRIGELAERAGTTTRTLRYYESRGLLPARRGENGYRTYDEDDLKLLRQIRTLQDFGFDLEETRPFVECLRAGHPEGDSCPASLAVYRRKLGELDALIDELLSVRAQVGEQLARAERARDELAADAEVPGGPEPTCELGGQTR; encoded by the coding sequence ATGCGAATCGGCGAGCTGGCGGAACGTGCCGGGACCACCACGCGGACGCTGCGGTACTACGAGTCGCGGGGGCTGCTGCCCGCGCGGCGCGGCGAGAACGGGTACCGCACGTACGACGAGGACGACCTGAAGCTGCTGCGGCAGATCAGGACGCTCCAGGACTTCGGGTTCGACCTGGAGGAGACGCGCCCCTTCGTGGAGTGTCTGCGGGCCGGGCACCCGGAGGGCGACTCGTGCCCCGCCTCGCTCGCCGTCTACCGCCGCAAGCTCGGCGAACTCGACGCGCTGATCGACGAGTTGCTGTCGGTGCGTGCGCAGGTCGGCGAGCAGCTGGCGCGGGCCGAGCGGGCCCGCGACGAACTGGCGGCCGATGCGGAGGTTCCGGGGGGTCCGGAGCCGACATGCGAACTGGGAGGGCAGACACGGTGA